TTTTCTTAGCCTGACGTTTAACATGTCAGAATGATCACTTTAGAAGTCACTTATTACCggtatatcttgtaacaattgtaagtcgccctggataagtgcgtctgctaagaaataaatgatatacATATGCACACTTTCCAGGTCTGATCAGTGCAACTTGGTAAGGCTTTAGACAGAAGTTAGTTCTTCAAACATGAATACGCGTATGTGTAGTTCACGACTTCAGTTTACTGTTTTAAATCCAATGCACCAATGGCCACGTGCTAAATAATtctacaataaaatatatattaatctggtaattgttttctgtttatccAACCCTGTGCCAAACAGCGGGACTAAGTCCTCGAGTTCGTAAACCTTTAAGTGACCTGCCTTTAGAGCTTTGCTTATGCATGTTTCATCGACCCCAGTACAAGTTGGCTAAATGGCTGTCAATTTCTGTTTCCTTACCAGAGAGAAGAAGGTACCTGCAGTTCCCGAAAGCCTTTTGAAAAGGCGAAAGGCCTTTGCGGCCATGAAGGCCAAGCGCATCAAGAAGttgctttctgaaaaaaaggtaTGTGGTGATTAGATTAATTTTAACCGGTAATTACAAGTTCTTAATTTAGTAATGTTGTTTTTGGACTGGTTTGAGTAATCCATTAACAACTCCAGTAACATTGAATAACTGTTATTCTGAGTCGAGATTCTACAGTGGATTAATTTAAAAGTCTAAACCCTTGGTACTTTCTTAAATGGTGtgtcaaattgtttattttaattactaaTAACTACTGTAGGATCTCTGGAAAAACCAGATATGTTCAGGGTGCACAAAGTAAGATGTAGGCAGTTGACATGCTTTAATTTGCAAGTGATTGATTGTAGTAATCATGGTCAAAATGTTCTGCTTGAAtaaagttacttttttttctttgatggTAGGTCCGCAAAGAGAAGAGAAAGATCATATACAAGAGAGCTGAATCTTACCACAAGGAGTACAGACAAATGTATAGGCGTGAGATCCGCTTGTCTAGAATGGCCCGCAAAGTTGGAAACTACTATGTACCTGCTGAACCCAAGTTGGCCTTTGTGATCAGGATCCGAGGGTAAGCATTGTGCAGAAGGAACTAGTCATACCAGCAAGGGGTTTGGTTTAAAGGTACATTGACTACATTCAGTGTTCAAATACTATGGTTAATGATGTGTAAACTTTTTTCCCCATCTTATCGACAATGCTGATAACTGAAATTAAGCCAATAATGACTGAAACcatagtttttaaaaaagcatacatGATTGTAGTGAGTTGCAGTGTTGGTTTAATTGTACACCTTTTCTCCCCCTCTCCCAGTATTAATGGTGTCAGCCCCAAGGTGCGTAAAGTGCTCCAGCTTCTCAGACTTCGACAGATCTTCAACGGTGTCTTTGTGAAGTTGAACAAGGCTTCCATCAATATGCTCAGGATTGCTGAGCCATACATTGCATGGGGGTGAGTGGGTACATATCATGTAAGCTTCACTTGCTTAATTTGGGGGAATATATGGAGAAACCTGTCTATCCATATgttatgtcacacatacatatgCTGGAAGTAACAGGTCTCGGTCTACTTTAAGGTGATGGTTCTACTTATTTACATCTCTGGCGTGGGGTGTATGTTACTAGCATTTGTAACAGGACAGGATCCCACTGGCAACTCTGAATGTAATGTTGTATACCTATTTTTGGTAAAAACAAGCCACCCCCAAAAGTCCACAGTGGTCAGAAATCAGCATCTTTTCTGTGGATCTTAATACTAATGAAGAATGAAACAAATGTTTTCTGTTGAGTAAACTGTTAACTCAATCTTTGGGAAGTGGCAACTGAAATAAGTGGTATTGGATGACATGGAATTGTGCTAATTGGTGGATTTTTGGTTAGATATTTATTAGTATACTATTTTTTCTATGTAAATGTGAAACTTGTGTTCTAGTTTGTACGTTCTCTATTGGCAAATGCTTTGTTTGTATAACTGCTTTACGTGATGGTAGAGTAGTTTATTATTAATGAGACCATACATTCTTAATATTGACTGCAGGGGTTCAGTCCTCCCTGGGAGGAATGGAGTTGCCATTTTTCAAAACCAAAACATTCTTATTGTTTTGGTGTTTCACTTACTGTTTATGTAAGTTACTGTAATACTGTTTCACAACTGATCTGAATGACacttgtaatgtgtgtgtgttttaatgtcgTTGGTAGAGGATGCATATAACACTGTTTTAATTCAATGCCCCAGTTATCCCAATCTGAAGTCTGTACGCGAGCTGATCTACAAACGTGGTCACGGAAAGATCAACAAGCAGCGTATTCCTCTGGTTGACAATGTCCTGATTGAGAAAAATCTTGGTATGTTTTTACTTTAATCACTTGCAGCACTTAATTCTGCACATTTCAGCGAAACATCGAAAGGTCTCGATCCGAAAAGGCTGGATAACAAGTTCTGACAAATTATGTATTTCAGGCAAGAGTGGTATCATCTGTACTGAAGACCTAATCCATGAGATCTACACAGTTGGAAAGAACTTCAAGGCTGCGAACAACTTCTTGTGGCCCTTCAAACTGTCCACTCCACGTGGTGGAATGAATAAGAAGACCACACATTTTGTGGAAGGTGGTGATGCTGGCAACCGGGAAGACCAGATCAACAGACTCATCAGGAGAATGAACTAACAAGGTAGCTTGAATTTTTATGATGCAGCAAAATGTATATAGAAGGTATTGCAATGCTATTCTTTTTTGTAAGAAAAGTTGCATGATATCTAAAAGCAAAGTTCTCAAAGTGtgaaatgttcatttttattaagACTGGTTCTCAAGTGTCATTATCACCATAAATAtagttttgttaaatgttttttttactcaTTTTTAGATACTGAAAAATGAAGAGCAACAATTTTTTGGTTTTAGTAAAGCTTTCCAATTTTCAGTAAATTCCTGAAGGCTGTTGGGCATAGAACATGCTTTAAGATTCCACTTCCCTTTTGGCTTTTTTATTCATGCATAATTAAGTGCTTTAAATCATGTTATGTAGGAATGTTGCTGGCATTGTTTGCCATACTTAAGATGAACACATGTGACCTTTTACATGtgataaatatataatttgtggGTACTCATAAATGCTGTTGAGAAAACCAGTTAGTTTTTGTGACTTTCAGAGCTAAAACATGCTGTGACCAAAACCTGTTAAATTTCACCTTGCATATTTTGGTGTATGCATTGTACCATATAACTACTAATATTGAACTACTGTTCTAAAATTGGCAAATGCTGCCTATTCAAGTCTTGTTTGGATGGATTGGTCTCTTGTTCAGATATCATAAAACCAAAATTTAATTTCATTTGACCAGTGTATAAATGAGCAAAAGGTAATAACTATTTACACTTGTtctaactttgttttgttttcttttattgtagaTGTTCCACAGATGATCTATATCATGCACCGGTCTGTTAAAAATTAAACTTTACAAAAAAGGAAAAGTGGTCTTTGTTTTTCTTCTAGGCTTGTAAAACATTTTGGGGAAATAGTGAATCCCTTTGTGATTGTAATTGCCATGTTTGTCTCCAGGATCAAACCTCATGTATTAAAATGAGTTTccgtgtgtgtgcttttcttttttcttttttttttttttttttttttttttttattcggtATATGCTGTGTTCCATTACTTCATAGTACCCCATCACTTACTGTGGTAGAGGTTCATTTTATTGCCAGACTTGATCTGGTAGTCCGTGAGAGTAATATGAAAAATCTTGAATTAAGTATGTAATTTATATACTTGGCACAAAGGGGATCAGTGATATAGTTGCAATATTGACATATCTAAAACATGCTAAATGAATGGCTACAAAGTTAATTCTGATTGTGTTATTTTGACATAAATGACCCTATTTAGATTAGAACATGATTCAATATCGGCCAATCTGCTTCAAGCTATAGCGGGCATTAATAGACCATAGATGCCCACTGGAACATACCCACATCACCTGTGAATAAAATTTAAAGTCAATCTGCGCAAGTACTGACTTTTCCGTTTTGACTTAGTGAATTGAAAGCTTAGTTCTATTGGATCTATTGCACTGACAAAAGCAACATCCTGTGCCCCCAACTGCCGACTCAGCTACTCGCAGCCTACCTGCTCGACCTGGAGTGCAGACAGCATTTTTAAACAAGCCAACACTGACAATTCAGTAATAATGCTCCATtaagatatctggcactgtcccgATAAACTAGAAGCAGTTTGGACAAGTAAAAGGGTTATTtattaatagttttgtttttgttttttcctctaaTATATGTGATCCtttttatgaatttttttttttttttttttttaaggttttaaaaGAGAAATATAGCTTTGTGATAGTGCACTCTCAAAGGCTCTACTATGATAGTTAACCTTGACTTTCGTGAGTGCTTGCTTGCCTTTGGCTTGTGGCAGTCAACTagcacacggtagagccttcagtGATGGACACTATTGCTTAATAAAAATAGTGAGGTTTTTGCTAAATTTCAGGTATCTACGAGGTGGGTTTTAACATTGATGGCAAGCATGCTCTCAGAATTGGCAGGTTTCACGAAGAATTGGTGTCTACTTCATACACAAATTCAAGCAATTTACTGTGAGCTCCCAAATACTGTTACCCTGTGATAAGGATGCATGGTAGTTTCAATAATCAAATGTCACAAAGACTCACAGCACACAAATCTGCCACAGATTTTTGTTGAAGCACAGTATTATGATACATGTATTTGCGCTTGTGAAACAACTTAAGTACAGGGCCCATTATCTGCAGCCTTGGGTTTCTTCCAGTTGGCACACTTGTACACTACAAGTTTGTCGTGGTGGATACGAAAGCTGATCTGACAGACTAATGTGTGAAATggggtgcttggttggcaggtgcttcatAAGTCCAAGACTGCACAAATTTAGAGGAACAGTGTTACAGGCTTAATGGTCTTTGGTTTCAGATTTTCTGCACAAAATTAAGAATAAGATGCTTGTCTAATCTATATTCCTGCGGACAAATAAGGACCGACTTCATGTTGAAAGTTATGGCAGATGTTTTTTGTCATGTATTAGGCTAACAATGttgttaatttgtattatttttttttttaaaacgacaTAACTAACCGACCGGGTAGTTGCTCTGATTGTGTTACAGGCTACTAAAACATATTTAGGGATGTGTTCCTTTccccccattattattattttcttgcgCTGTTTGTGTAGCGTCACTACCACCGTGTGGCATTATGGTATaactaatttgtttaatataccgACCCGTCGGGGTGTGCTACGTTATATTTTAATGTACCCGTACTGATGATgctaaattatcaatttaaaaaaaaaaaagaaaaaaagcaaatttATAAATAGTTTCTACCAAAACCCTAaacggcattattattattattgatgtatttaaagttttgtaAGACAATCGGGCTTAAAATAGTAGGCATATGATAAGtaaaaagatgaaaaaataaCGATGAGCTGGAGCACAGTTTGTTAGGCTGTACAACAATAGCACTACTCACAAGATGAAAGTATTCGCTCTTCATGCATATTTATTAGCTAAATCTAATTGAAAGAAAGCCAATTTACTTATCGGTGTCAGGTAAATATATTGAATGTCAATTCATAACCAAATGATGACACAAAGCTTTGGCTGTTGCGTAGCGACTGAGCAGCGTCTggtgttgttgaagccgacaccctgggatccttcaggaagctgcttgatgagatattgggatcaataagctactaacaaccaaacgagcaagatgggccaaatggcctctcgtatgtaaactttcttatgttgttaagtTGGAGGCCAGGGTAAGGGTGACCGTATGTAAATGTCGagtcaaaaaacataaaaaccaaCGTGTATTTATACATATATGAAACAAACATACGGTGTATGGTAACGCATGGCTAGCAACAACACGTTAACCCAAATAATTATTATAGACGAGTCGTTATTTTGATTACGTGACAAACAGTTTGTAGTTAACGGGCGATTTTTTAAAATAGCTGTGCAAACAAAGCATATCTATTGAATGCTGTTATCACAGCTTGTATTTTATTGGTAATGTATAATGGCGACCCAGAAGTTGTTGACTTTATCAACAACCAACACTCACCGTGCCCTGGGAACTGTTGGGGTGTTTGGGGGGTCTAGGCATCAGATTCAGTAGCTAAATCAGAATCTGGGAGGAGGAAAGTCCAGGAGGATTAAAATTACCAAAGCTAAACATCCCGACTGTGCTTTCAAAACattaagtaatatatatatatatatatatatatatatatatatatatatatatatatatagatatagatatatatatagatatagatatatatatagatatagatatatatatatagatatatatatatatagatatatatatatatatatatatatatatatatatatatatatatatatatagatatagatatatatatatatatatagatatatatagatagatagatagatagatatatacacacacacacacacacacacacacacaccccactgATGCACAAATGAAAGCAATTCATTACTAAGTTACACCACTGTAACTCAGTTTGTAATTATCTAGATGTTGCCAGTAATACATGTCAATAATGATTAGGTTAGGGTTTTGTCTAGATTTAGAACAATAAACTGAAATTATTTTAGGGATGTGTTAACATCAATTGTACAAACAGTATCAAGTAAGTAATGCAATATTTATACCACTGCTGATATGGTCGAAGGTGCCGCCAGTGTAGCATGTCCAACTTCACATTTTCAGGGGAAACTCTTATCCAATAGTTAAGAAAGTtggttttaacattatttaagttcttgagaatatcagattctggagaaATTATTTAAACACCCGGATACAAAATAACATCTAGTGTCATGAGAAGTAAGTGTTCTTTTGCTAACATGTACATTGAACAAAAATACTGCAAAATAACACTAGTACATCCGTATGACTTTGTTTCTCAATTTTAACCATCAAGTACTAATATTCTGGTACAACTGGAGCCAGAAATTGCAAAAACTACAGATGAGAATAGGCAAAGAAGAAGAATACTAAGTTTAATTACTGTTTCATATTTTCCCTTTTGTCAAGAACATTACAAATATATAGCCTATGTACTGTGTTCTCTTTCAGAATCCTTTTCAAAAGACAGAGTATCTTAAAACAAACTGTGACATAGAAAGGTaagttatatgttttttttaaatgcaagttgATAAAGAAAACAGCAAAAGCCAACTACTACACCAACATAAAACAAGTCTATTTTGAATTTGTATTTGCAGTCCGTTGTCAGGAACATGATCTGTTGCCCCTGATGGGACCAAATTATGGAGTCATATTGCTAACATTAGGCTTCCAGCTACCTGAAATACAAGGTGAATGCTTGATTGCTTCCAGCCTAGCCAGtatttattcttaataataaCCAAAACTGTACAAACTCATCCCTGAGCTATATAATCATTGCTCTGGTCATTAACCACAGAACAGAaactgttgtgttttcttttctgctGATTTAGTTTTAACTTTCACAATGATTTGATTTTGTCTATGTACCAGTTGGCactgcaaagaaataaaatacacagaaatGGGAGAATATTGAGAActgaacattgaaaaaaaagaatctaATTAACTGAGAACTAACTCACATAAATtaaccacacacacaccgacatatataaaatgaaatatttcagTTTAATTATAGCTTGGGTCATGTAGTCTACAAAATGACCCAAGCTACTGTATAAGTAAGCTGAAATACTTCATTTTATATATGATTTAATAGAGTAGAGTTCAGTAAACTACTCACTGATAAGATGTAACTATAAGTTATGTGGCAGACTGGGGGGGGAAGTAGGGAAATGTAGTCCAGAAGGAGCAAAAAGACTACATCTCCGAGAATGCCACGGGAGAGAGCCAGGATGCTGTGCATCTGGATCTAATTGTGAATGAATGCCACCTGCCTGCGATTAGCAGGCAAGTATATagttaaaagaaaatgtttgttctgggcagtcttCAGTCTGCGGGAAGCAAGGCTGTCACTGTGACAAAACATGTGTGGGTTAAACTAGAGGTACTGTGTGAGCCTTTTGGTTTGTGTGTGTTGAAAGTGTTTGGTGaaaccggtaaacagcttagctgtccagtgatagctagtgaaaaataaaacaaaagtttagtactccatgtgggagttaggttttgttttgtgtttgtttttgtttattgtaaatcatAAAAGTGTGCAACGGCGCTAAACGTTACGTTCTGAGTCTGGGTTTGGTGTGTAAGGGGTGGAAACGAACCTGAGCCGTGAGGGCTCCATTacagttaataaataataacGTGGTGCAAGGATGTGTGAaacagtgagttttcagttttaGAAAACTACTACAGTTAATACAATATGTATTgtggcacttaaaaaaaaaagtaatcaatCGTTTTCATTAAGTTCAGTTTGATTGATAACACATAAAAAAGTGATGCTGACAATAAAGTTAAAACAcataaacaatatttaaaatagcAAAGCGGACCTTACATTACATGTTGATTGTAGGCTTTAAATCTACTTCCCATCCAAATGATTTGCATGGTTAcctaaaaagtaaaatatatagttttttaaaagattatataGCTGCAGAGGAAGTTCAGTGGCTGAATTACAGTACATGCCTGCATCTAACCACTTCCGCCAACTGTTTGGATCCCAATCAAATCCGTTTTACTCTGTAGCAAAATACTTTATACTTCTCTTCGTGCCCGTTAAGTAGCTCTTATCTCTCGTGACTCTAGTTCCTTGGGTTCGACCtgccagtattaaaaaaaaatcagatggtGTGCAGTACTAGTAAGACTGGACTGCAAGGTGACTTTCACATTGAGTACAGTGCATAGCTATGCTTTACTTGGATTTACAATTTTGAGTTGGTAGGTAACACAGAACTGATATCATGCTATGCACTGCATTCTTTTGTAAAGCACTCATAAACTGCTTACCTTTCTTTAAATCTACTGAATATTCCCTTTCCCAACCATAGATCTGCTTTTTCCTCTTATGGTACCAAATGAGGACCAGATATGGACAAGACTTGATTCTGATCACAAGTACCTGAAGGAAGATTTTCCTGAAAGGCATTTCCTGTTTGAGAAGAAAGGGAACAGCATGCCAGGTCCTCGGTGTGAAAACAAAGGTGTTTGTTATCCTTAAATACTGAGTGATGGTAATCCCCTTGCTATCGGTCAGTTTACACAGTTAATGGATGCTAAACCTTTGAGATGCAGTATCTTGTTTCCAGGAACTGACCtcatgcagtggcactggaacctgCGTTTTTTATTGcgttttttattgcattttctattgcattttttttttattggcacgTTTTGGTAGCGTCATCACCTCTGCATCCCTCAGTCAGTTTTATTCTTGACTGAGTGGAGGAAATGAGGACAAGAAAAACATGAAGCTGATTAACTATTTTGTAGtcataagaaaaaagaaaaaaaagctgataTTCTTTATTGGGACATTTTCAATAAGCATTCTACTGTACTCACTAACTTCTATGAGTTCCAACTACTAATCGACTCTTGTGAGATTGCAACAGCGTGATTTGTGACTGATTGGTCTCGTTTGTGTTCCCAAGCAATGTAAAAAGACGCAGTGCTTTGCACACACAGATCTTAAGATTCACGAAACTAGTCGGATTTATCATTGCACTTGCAGGTGCACAGCACCCCTTGTACTTCAAGCCAGGGGGTGCTGCCGCACCCCTAATTCCCGTGCCCCTGATCTCATGGTAAAAAGGAAACAGTGAAGCGATAACAATTAGACTTCAATAGAGGGCGCTGTTGACATTGAAAAGCAGTCAATAGTGTTTTAAAAGGCAAAAGCCGCACTGGTAAATTACACCAAGATTCTCATAAGTTTCCTGTAACCCAGGTCTGTTAACAACAAATATTCTGTGTTCTGAAAATGTGTAATTGCACACTACCATGAAGTGCAGTACTCACACCGAAGTAAATCTGTTAGAATGCTAACATATGCATTTATTAAACATGATTACAGTTGTCCTTTCATACCAGATTTTGTTTTCCCTCTATATAGTCAGgcatacatttcaataaaaatgtattgcctTGTTTCATATGTAAAATTAACTGTCCTTCTtattggctatgtttacaacaacttttGGCTCCCAGAATGAAACAAACTTCTTCGAGAATGTTGTTATCATCATACTGTAATTAAAGTCTTTGAACTTTGTTGTAAACATGTCATAATAAAAGACAGggtgtattttattttctcagaAATTTCTGAAAAGTCATTTTCAACTTGTTTATTGCAGATCATCTTTTGTgaacactaaataaaatacaaatttaacaatatacaaagatatatatatataagcaactttCTTGATTTAATGCTGGTAGTATGTAAGAAAATTGAATTTAAAACCTTGGTTTTCACTCCTTTTAATGTTTGCATCT
The Acipenser ruthenus chromosome 3, fAciRut3.2 maternal haplotype, whole genome shotgun sequence genome window above contains:
- the LOC117394653 gene encoding large ribosomal subunit protein uL30-like, which gives rise to MAGTEEKKVPAVPESLLKRRKAFAAMKAKRIKKLLSEKKVRKEKRKIIYKRAESYHKEYRQMYRREIRLSRMARKVGNYYVPAEPKLAFVIRIRGINGVSPKVRKVLQLLRLRQIFNGVFVKLNKASINMLRIAEPYIAWGYPNLKSVRELIYKRGHGKINKQRIPLVDNVLIEKNLGKSGIICTEDLIHEIYTVGKNFKAANNFLWPFKLSTPRGGMNKKTTHFVEGGDAGNREDQINRLIRRMN